The Anoplolepis gracilipes chromosome 14, ASM4749672v1, whole genome shotgun sequence genome includes a window with the following:
- the LOC140672940 gene encoding uncharacterized protein, protein MPSQREACTVISCVAGPHPGQWRFIAHFTCLAPRLDAAAASLGRLLPNLGGPDGRVRKLYGWTVLAMALYRAPVWAADIRKNLSVLPILCRVQRKVALRAARAYRTVSHTAAVALAGTSPAELLAQMYADVYRLSGTSTCWLDNRTRHQRSIPP, encoded by the coding sequence ATGCCTTCACAAAGGGAGGCCTGCACTGTCATTTCCTGCGTGGCTGGACCTCATCCTGGACAATGGCGCTTCATCGCCCATTTTACCTGTCTGGCCCCGAGGCTTGACGCAGCGGCGGCCTCATTGGGTCGCCTGCTGCCCAACCTCGGTGGTCCGGACGGGCGTGTAAGGAAGCTGTATGGGTGGACGGTCCTGGCCATGGCTCTTTATAGGGCCCCGGTATGGGCGGCCGATATACGGAAGAACCTTTCAGTTCTCCCGATTTTATGCAGGGTCCAGCGCAAGGTGGCCCTGCGGGCCGCCCGGGCGTATAGGACCGTCTCCCATACAGCCGCCGTAGCCCTGGCGGGGACTTCGCCCGCGGAGCTCCTAGCCCAAATGTACGCCGACGTATATCGTTTAAGTGGGACCTCGACCTGTTGGCTTGACAACAGGACAAGGCATCAGAGGTCCATTCCCCCCTGA